Proteins co-encoded in one Babylonia areolata isolate BAREFJ2019XMU chromosome 5, ASM4173473v1, whole genome shotgun sequence genomic window:
- the LOC143281981 gene encoding protein FAM219A-like: MDSGMEDSGFDSDQKSQNGALDRPVPETATENHSQPSELGMKSASYKALKKTSELQKKIERQRDLARKSKPIDQQPKKGSLLSRTRLPVPPVGVNRATDKEFSPVLSDQCQPLVTIVSDDSDEEDEFDMPRLPRAAQKEITEQLIKDGYNLDLEPDDEDLDLIPPRPLNERCTCCQMHSNCLVQ, encoded by the exons ATGGACAGCGGGATGGAAGATAGCGGATTCGACAGTGACCAAAAATCTCAAAATGGGGCTCTGGACAGACCAGTTCCCGAAACGGCGACAGAAAACCACAGCCAGCCT aGTGAACTTGGAATGAAATCAGCTTCATACAAAGCATTAAAGAAAACTTCTGAACTTCAAAAGAAGATtg aaagacaaagagacttgGCAAGGAAATCAAAACCCATTGATCAACAACCAAAGAAAGGAAGTCTGTTGTCCAGAACAAG ATTACCTGTTCCTCCAGTGGGTGTGAACCGAGCCACAGACAAAGAGTTTTCCCCAGTGCTGTCTGACCAGTGCCAGCCGTTGGTCACCATTGTGTCTGATGACAG tgatgaagagGATGAGTTTGACATGCCGCGTTTGCCCCGGGCCGCACAGAAGGAGATCACGGAGCAGCTCATCAAGGACGGCTACAACCTGGACCTTGAACCCGATGACGAAGACCTTGACCTTATACCCCCACGACCTCTGAATGAGCGCTGCACCTGCTGCCAGATGCACAGTAACTGTTTGGTTCAATAG